A window of the Mus pahari chromosome 1, PAHARI_EIJ_v1.1, whole genome shotgun sequence genome harbors these coding sequences:
- the LOC110317304 gene encoding LOW QUALITY PROTEIN: inactive serine/threonine-protein kinase TEX14-like (The sequence of the model RefSeq protein was modified relative to this genomic sequence to represent the inferred CDS: substituted 2 bases at 2 genomic stop codons) yields MVRTLLGRQPSSCPRYWATLLLCASYWPLAPTPTSDRCLDGSTPMHAGASSGRGLVLWHLLQAGGDLRLRDQQGRTPRDWAEQGNTKQSWEVLELVQWCRTHMSALVQSGELAPSVSLSQLQASTGHSLCGSLPSLKLVQADRALRQGQIRRSPKTPALGFGQLSSLQPPSLVMGIPVVDPKELVPTQGEPDRTYDSSSHTVMANLLWKGHPVTARQLKSPASSPDVLLADLQHCRLPVPADLXLXQPRTKGHPAPPWPVAADGPEPLRGPVQTKSALRASVAGFPLLPATLCESG; encoded by the exons ATGGTGAGAACTCTGCTGGGCAGACAGCCCTCTTCCTGTCCGCGCTACTGGGCCACACTTCTGCTGTGCGCCTCCTACTGGCCTTTGGCGCCAACCCCAACCAGTGA CCGCTGCCTCGATGGCAGCACAcccatgcatgcaggtgcctcCTCGGGCCGAGGCTTGGTGTTGTGGCACCTGCTGCAGGCAGGAGGTGATTTGCGTCTGCGTGACCAGCAGGGTCGCACGCCACGAGATTGGGCTGAGCAGGGTAACACCAAGCAGAGCTGGGAG GTGCTGGAGCTGGTGCAATGGTGCCGGACCCACATGTCAGCTCTGGTCCAGAGTGGGGAGTTGGCGCCCAGTGTGTCCCTGAGTCAGTTGCAAGCTAGCACTGGACACAGCCTGTGTGGCTCCCTGCCCTCACTAAAGCTGGTCCAGGCAGACAG GGCACTGAGGCAAGGGCAAATCAGAAGGTCCCCCAAAACCCCAGCATTGGGGTTTGGCCAG TTGAGCAGCCTCCAGCCACCGTCACTGGTAATGGGCATCCCAGTAGTAGACCCCAAGGAGCTGGTACCAACCCAGGGTGAGCCCGACCGCACCTACGACAGCAGTTCTCATACCGTCATGGCCAA CCTCCTGTGGAAGGGCCACCCAGTTACTGCACGGCAGCTGAAGAGCCCTGCATCCAGCCCCGATGTGCTATTGGCTGACCTTCAGCACTGCAGGTTACCAGTCCCAGCTGACCTCTGACTCTAGCAGCCCAGAACCAAGGGG CATCCTGCACCACCCTGGCCTGTTGCTGCTGATGGCCCTGAGCCCCTCAGAGGACCTGTCCAGACTAAGTCTGCTCTTCGAGCCAGTGTGGCTGGGTTCCCTTTACTTCCTGCTACACTCTGTGAGAGTGGCTGA
- the Arhgap33 gene encoding rho GTPase-activating protein 33 isoform X1, with the protein MLQAQKQSDPILPWGASWAGRGQTLRARSTDSLDGPGEGSVQPVPTTGGPGAKGKPGKRLSAPRGPFPRLADCAHFHYENVDFGHIQLLLSPEREGPSLSGENELVFGVQVTCQGRSWPVLRSYDDFRSLDAHLHRCIFDRRFSCLPELPPPPEGARAAQMLVPLLLQYLETLSGLVDSNLNCGPVLTWMELDNHGRRLLLSEEASLNIPAVAAAHVVKRYTAQAPDELSFEVGDIVSVIDMPPTEDRSWWRGKRGFQVGFFPSECVELFTERPGPGLKADADSPLCGIPAPQGISSLTSAVPRPRGKLAGLLRTFMRSRPSRQRLRQRGILRQRVFGCDLGEHLSNSGQDVPQVLRCCSEFIEAHGVVDGIYRLSGVSSNIQRLRHEFDSERIPELSGPAFLQDIHSVSSLCKLYFRELPNPLLTYQLYGKFSEAMSVPGEEERLVRVHDVIQQLPPPHYRTLEYLLRHLARMARHSANTSMHARNLAIVWAPNLLRSMELESVGLGGAAAFREVRVQSVVVEFLLTHVEVLFSDTFTSAGLDPAGRCLLPRPKSLAGSSPSTRLLTLEEAQARTQGRLGTPTEPTTPKTPASPVERRKRERAEKQRKPGGSSWKTFFALGRGPSIPRKKPLPWLGGSRAPPQPSGSRPDTVTLRSAKSEESLSSQASGAGLQRLHRLRRPHSSSDAFPVGPAPAGSCESLSSSSSSSSSSSSSSSSESSAAGLGPLSGSPSHRTSAWLDDGDELDFSPPRCLEGLRGLDFDPLTFRCSSPTPGDPAPPASPAPPASASAFPPRATPQALSPHGPTKPASPTALDISEPLAVSVPPAVLELLGAGGTPASGTPTPALSPNPGLRPHLIPLLLHGAETQLSDTCQQEISSKLAPNRGAPGQHSPGGMDSPLLPPPLPLLRPGGAPPPPPKNPARLMALALAERAQQVAEQQSQQEQGGTPPAPHSPFRRSLSLEVGGEPVGTSGSGINAPSLAHPGAWAPGPPPYLPRQQSDGSLVRSQRPLGTSRRGPRGPSQVSAHLRASGAYRDAPEMAAQSPCPVPSQGSNPSFFSTPRECLPPFLGVPKQGLYSLGPPSFPPSSPAPVWRNSLGAPSALDRGESLYYEIGVGEGTSYSGPSRSWSPFRSMPPDRHNASYGMLGQSPPLHRSPDFLLSYPPPPSCFPPEHLTRSVSQRLARRPTRPEPLYVNLALGPRGPSPASSSSSSPPAHPRSRSDPGPPVPRLPQKQRAPWGPRTPHRVPGPWGSPEPFLLYRPAPPSYGRGGEVRGSLYRNGGHRGEGAGPPPPYPTPSWSLHSEGQTRSYC; encoded by the exons ATGCTCCAGGCACAGAAACAGTCAGATCCCATCCTGCCTTGGGGAGCTTCATGGGCTGGCAGGGGACAGACTCTGAGG GCCCGAAGCACTGACAGCCTGGATGGCCCAGGGGAGGGCTCAGTGCAGCCTGTACCCACTACTGGGGGGCCGGGTGCAAAGGGGAAGCCTGGGAAGAG GCTCTCAGCTCCTCGAGGCCCTTTCCCCCGGCTGGCTGACTGTGCCCATTTCCACTATGAGAATGTTGACTTTGGCCACATTCAG ctcctgttatcTCCAGAGCGTGAGGGCCCCAGCCTCTCTGGAGAAAATGAGCTGGTCTTTGGGGTACAGGTGACCTGTCAG GGCCGCTCCTGGCCAGTCCTCCGGAGCTATGATGATTTCCGTTCTCTGGATGCCCATCTCCACCGGTGCATATTTGACCGGAGGTTTTCctgcctcccagagctccctccacctccagagGGTGCCAGGGCTGCCCAG ATGCTGGTACCGCTGCTGCTGCAGTACCTGGAGACCCTGTCAGGACTGGTGGACAGTAACCTCAACTGTGGGCCTGTGCTCACTTGGATGGAG CTGGACAACCATGGCCGGCGCCTGCTCCTCAGTGAGGAAGCCTCCCTCAATAtccctgctgtggctgctgcccACGTGGTCAAGCGGTACACTGCCCAGGCGCCAGATGAGCTGTCTTTTGAG GTGGGAGACATCGTCTCAGTGATCGACATGCCACCTACAGAGGATCGGAGCTGGTGGCGGGGCAAACGGGGCTTCCAG gTTGGTTTCTTCCCCAGTGAGTGTGTGGAGCTCTTCACAGAGAGGCCAGGGCCTGGCCTAAAGGCAG ATGCTGACAGTCCCCTGTGTGGCATCCCAGCTCCCCAGGGCATCTCTTCTCTGACCTCAG CTGTGCCCCGGCCACGGGGGAAGCTGGCAGGACTCCTCCGCACCTTCATGCGCTCTCGTCCTTCTCGCCAGCGGCTGCGCCAGCGGGGAATCCTGCGGCAGAGGGTATTTGGTTGTGATCTTGGAGAGCACCTCAGCAACTCAGGCCAAGATG TGCCTCAAGTGCTGCGCTGCTGCTCTGAGTTTATTGAGGCCCATGGTGTGGTGGATGGAATCTACCGGCTCTCTGGCGTGTCCTCCAACATCCAGAGGCTTCG GCATGAGTTTGATAGCGAGAGGATCCCTGAGCTGTCTGGCCCTGCCTTCCTACAAGATATCCACAGCGTGTCCTCCCTCTGCAAGCTCTACTTCCGGGAACTGCCCAACCCCTTGCTCACCTACCAGCTCTATGGGAAGTTCAGT gaggctatgtcagtgcctggggAGGAAGAACGCCTAGTGCGAGTGCATGACGTCATCCAGCAGCTGCCTCCACCACACTACAG GACCCTGGAGTACCTGCTGAGGCACTTGGCCCGCATGGCAAGACACAGCGCTAACACCAGCATGCATGCCCGCAACCTGGCTATTGTCTGGGCACCCAACCTGCTACG GTCTATGGAGCTGGAGTCAGTGGGGCTGGGTGGGGCAGCCGCCTTCCGGGAGGTCCGGGTGCAGTCCGTGGTAGTGGAGTTCCTGCTCACCCATGTGGAGGTTCTGTTCAGCGACACCTTCACCTCTGCTGGCCTGGACCCTGCAG GTCGCTGCCTCCTTCCCAGACCCAAGTCCCTTGCCGGGAGCAGTCCCTCCACTCGCCTGCTAACACTGGAAGAAGCCCAGGCACGAACCCAGGGTCGTCTTGGAACACCTACGGAGCCCACGACTCCTAAGACGCCAGCCTCACCAGTGGAAAG aaggaaaagagagagggcgGAGAAACAAAGGAAGCCAGGGGGTAGCAGCTGGAAGACGTTCTTTGCTCTGGGGCGGGGCCCCAGCATACCCCGGAAGAAGCCGCTGCCATGGCTGGGTGGCAGCCGAGCCCCACCACAGCCTTCAG GCAGCAGACCTGACACTGTCACACTGAGATCTGCCAAAAGTGAGGAATCCCTGTCATCCCAGGCCAGCGGGGCTG GCCTCCAGAGGCTGCACCGGCTTCGACGACCCCACTCCAGCAGTGATGCTTTTCCTGTGGGCCCAGCACCTGCTGGCTCTTGCGAGAGCttgtcctcttcttcttcttcctcctcttcctcttcctcctcctcctcctcagagtcCTCAGCAGCTGGCCTGGGGCCACTCTCTGGCTCCCCTTCACACCGCACCTCAGCCTGGCTAGATGATGGTGATGAACTGGATTTCAGTCCACCCCGCTGTCTGGAAGGACTTCGGGGACTTGACTTTGATCCCCTTACCTTTCGCTGCAGCAGCCCCACCCCAGGGGACCCTGCACCTCCTGCCAGCCCAGcacctccagcctcagcctctgccttcccaccTCGGGCAACCCCACAGGCTCTATCACCCCATGGACCCACCAAGCCTGCTTCACCCACTGCCCTGGACATCTCAGAGCCCCTGGCTGTATCAGTACcgcctgctgtcctggaactactgGGGGCTGGAGGAACACCTGCCTCGGGCACCCCAACACCTGCTCTGAGCCCTAACCCGGGACTGCGCCCTCATCTCATCCCCCTGCTGCTGCATGGAGCTGAGACCCAGCTAAGTGACACCTGTCAGCAGGAGATCAGCAGCAAGCTAGCACCGAACcggggagctccaggccagcaca GTCCTGGCGGCATGGATTCACCATTATTGCCCCCACCCTTGCCTCTGCTGCGCCCTGGTGGggctccaccccctccccccaagaacCCAGCTCGTCTCATGGCCCTGGCCTTGGCTGAGCGAGCTCAGCAAGTGGCAGAACAACAGAGCCAACAAGAGCAAGGGGGCACCCCAcctgctccccactcccccttTCGACGCTCACTGTCCCTAGAGGTGGGTGGGGAGCCTGTGGGGACTTCAGGGAGTGGGATAAACGCTCCCTCCTTAGCTCACCCAGGTGCCTGGGCTCCAGGTCCCCCACCTTACCTCCCAAGGCAACAGAGTGATGGGAGCCTGGTAAGAAGCCAGCGGCCCTTGGGGACGTCAAGGAGGGGTCCCAGAGGGCCTTCCCAGGTCAGTGCCCATCTCAGGGCAAGCGGGGCTTACAGGGATGCTCCAGAGATGGCAGCCCAGTCACCATGTCCTGTCCCCTCACAGGGTTCTAACCCCAGCTTCTTCTCAACCCCCCGAGAGTGTCTGCCACCTTTCCTTGGCGTCCCCAAACAAGGCTTGTACTCTCTGGGTCCCCCATCCTTCCCAcctagctctccagccccagtctggAGGAACTCTCTGGGTGCCCCCTCAGCACTGGACAGGGGAGAGAGTCTGTACTATGAAATTGGGGTAGGGGAGGGGACCTCCTACTCAGGCCCCAGCCGGTCCTGGAGTCCGTTTCGCTCCATGCCTCCCGACAGGCACAACGCCTCGTATGGTATGCTTGGCCAGTCACCACCGCTCCACAGGTCCCCCGATTTCCTGCTCAGCTACCCGCCGCCCCCCTCCTGCTTTCCCCCGGAGCACCTTACCCGCTCAGTTTCCCAGCGCCTTGCCAGGCGTCCTACCCGGCCTGAGCCCCTCTATGTCAACCTAGCCCTAGGGCCCAGGGGACCTTcacctgcttcttcttcctcttcctctcctcctgcccACCCCAGGAGCCGGTCAGATCCTGGGCCCCCTGTTCCCCGTCTCCCTCAGAAACAGCGGGCTCCTTGGGGTCCACGTACCCCCCATCGGGTGCCTGGACCTTGGGGCTCCCCTGAACCTTTTCTGCTCTATAGGCCTGCTCCACCGTCatatgggaggggaggggaggtccGAGGATCCTTGTACAGAAATGGAGGGCATAGAGGGGAGGGGGCTGGtccccctcctccctaccccacacCCAGCTGGTCCTTACATTCAGAAGGACAGACCAGAAGTTACTGCTGA
- the Arhgap33 gene encoding rho GTPase-activating protein 33 isoform X2, giving the protein MVARSTDSLDGPGEGSVQPVPTTGGPGAKGKPGKRLSAPRGPFPRLADCAHFHYENVDFGHIQLLLSPEREGPSLSGENELVFGVQVTCQGRSWPVLRSYDDFRSLDAHLHRCIFDRRFSCLPELPPPPEGARAAQMLVPLLLQYLETLSGLVDSNLNCGPVLTWMELDNHGRRLLLSEEASLNIPAVAAAHVVKRYTAQAPDELSFEVGDIVSVIDMPPTEDRSWWRGKRGFQVGFFPSECVELFTERPGPGLKADADSPLCGIPAPQGISSLTSAVPRPRGKLAGLLRTFMRSRPSRQRLRQRGILRQRVFGCDLGEHLSNSGQDVPQVLRCCSEFIEAHGVVDGIYRLSGVSSNIQRLRHEFDSERIPELSGPAFLQDIHSVSSLCKLYFRELPNPLLTYQLYGKFSEAMSVPGEEERLVRVHDVIQQLPPPHYRTLEYLLRHLARMARHSANTSMHARNLAIVWAPNLLRSMELESVGLGGAAAFREVRVQSVVVEFLLTHVEVLFSDTFTSAGLDPAGRCLLPRPKSLAGSSPSTRLLTLEEAQARTQGRLGTPTEPTTPKTPASPVERRKRERAEKQRKPGGSSWKTFFALGRGPSIPRKKPLPWLGGSRAPPQPSGSRPDTVTLRSAKSEESLSSQASGAGLQRLHRLRRPHSSSDAFPVGPAPAGSCESLSSSSSSSSSSSSSSSSESSAAGLGPLSGSPSHRTSAWLDDGDELDFSPPRCLEGLRGLDFDPLTFRCSSPTPGDPAPPASPAPPASASAFPPRATPQALSPHGPTKPASPTALDISEPLAVSVPPAVLELLGAGGTPASGTPTPALSPNPGLRPHLIPLLLHGAETQLSDTCQQEISSKLAPNRGAPGQHSPGGMDSPLLPPPLPLLRPGGAPPPPPKNPARLMALALAERAQQVAEQQSQQEQGGTPPAPHSPFRRSLSLEVGGEPVGTSGSGINAPSLAHPGAWAPGPPPYLPRQQSDGSLVRSQRPLGTSRRGPRGPSQVSAHLRASGAYRDAPEMAAQSPCPVPSQGSNPSFFSTPRECLPPFLGVPKQGLYSLGPPSFPPSSPAPVWRNSLGAPSALDRGESLYYEIGVGEGTSYSGPSRSWSPFRSMPPDRHNASYGMLGQSPPLHRSPDFLLSYPPPPSCFPPEHLTRSVSQRLARRPTRPEPLYVNLALGPRGPSPASSSSSSPPAHPRSRSDPGPPVPRLPQKQRAPWGPRTPHRVPGPWGSPEPFLLYRPAPPSYGRGGEVRGSLYRNGGHRGEGAGPPPPYPTPSWSLHSEGQTRSYC; this is encoded by the exons ATGGTG GCCCGAAGCACTGACAGCCTGGATGGCCCAGGGGAGGGCTCAGTGCAGCCTGTACCCACTACTGGGGGGCCGGGTGCAAAGGGGAAGCCTGGGAAGAG GCTCTCAGCTCCTCGAGGCCCTTTCCCCCGGCTGGCTGACTGTGCCCATTTCCACTATGAGAATGTTGACTTTGGCCACATTCAG ctcctgttatcTCCAGAGCGTGAGGGCCCCAGCCTCTCTGGAGAAAATGAGCTGGTCTTTGGGGTACAGGTGACCTGTCAG GGCCGCTCCTGGCCAGTCCTCCGGAGCTATGATGATTTCCGTTCTCTGGATGCCCATCTCCACCGGTGCATATTTGACCGGAGGTTTTCctgcctcccagagctccctccacctccagagGGTGCCAGGGCTGCCCAG ATGCTGGTACCGCTGCTGCTGCAGTACCTGGAGACCCTGTCAGGACTGGTGGACAGTAACCTCAACTGTGGGCCTGTGCTCACTTGGATGGAG CTGGACAACCATGGCCGGCGCCTGCTCCTCAGTGAGGAAGCCTCCCTCAATAtccctgctgtggctgctgcccACGTGGTCAAGCGGTACACTGCCCAGGCGCCAGATGAGCTGTCTTTTGAG GTGGGAGACATCGTCTCAGTGATCGACATGCCACCTACAGAGGATCGGAGCTGGTGGCGGGGCAAACGGGGCTTCCAG gTTGGTTTCTTCCCCAGTGAGTGTGTGGAGCTCTTCACAGAGAGGCCAGGGCCTGGCCTAAAGGCAG ATGCTGACAGTCCCCTGTGTGGCATCCCAGCTCCCCAGGGCATCTCTTCTCTGACCTCAG CTGTGCCCCGGCCACGGGGGAAGCTGGCAGGACTCCTCCGCACCTTCATGCGCTCTCGTCCTTCTCGCCAGCGGCTGCGCCAGCGGGGAATCCTGCGGCAGAGGGTATTTGGTTGTGATCTTGGAGAGCACCTCAGCAACTCAGGCCAAGATG TGCCTCAAGTGCTGCGCTGCTGCTCTGAGTTTATTGAGGCCCATGGTGTGGTGGATGGAATCTACCGGCTCTCTGGCGTGTCCTCCAACATCCAGAGGCTTCG GCATGAGTTTGATAGCGAGAGGATCCCTGAGCTGTCTGGCCCTGCCTTCCTACAAGATATCCACAGCGTGTCCTCCCTCTGCAAGCTCTACTTCCGGGAACTGCCCAACCCCTTGCTCACCTACCAGCTCTATGGGAAGTTCAGT gaggctatgtcagtgcctggggAGGAAGAACGCCTAGTGCGAGTGCATGACGTCATCCAGCAGCTGCCTCCACCACACTACAG GACCCTGGAGTACCTGCTGAGGCACTTGGCCCGCATGGCAAGACACAGCGCTAACACCAGCATGCATGCCCGCAACCTGGCTATTGTCTGGGCACCCAACCTGCTACG GTCTATGGAGCTGGAGTCAGTGGGGCTGGGTGGGGCAGCCGCCTTCCGGGAGGTCCGGGTGCAGTCCGTGGTAGTGGAGTTCCTGCTCACCCATGTGGAGGTTCTGTTCAGCGACACCTTCACCTCTGCTGGCCTGGACCCTGCAG GTCGCTGCCTCCTTCCCAGACCCAAGTCCCTTGCCGGGAGCAGTCCCTCCACTCGCCTGCTAACACTGGAAGAAGCCCAGGCACGAACCCAGGGTCGTCTTGGAACACCTACGGAGCCCACGACTCCTAAGACGCCAGCCTCACCAGTGGAAAG aaggaaaagagagagggcgGAGAAACAAAGGAAGCCAGGGGGTAGCAGCTGGAAGACGTTCTTTGCTCTGGGGCGGGGCCCCAGCATACCCCGGAAGAAGCCGCTGCCATGGCTGGGTGGCAGCCGAGCCCCACCACAGCCTTCAG GCAGCAGACCTGACACTGTCACACTGAGATCTGCCAAAAGTGAGGAATCCCTGTCATCCCAGGCCAGCGGGGCTG GCCTCCAGAGGCTGCACCGGCTTCGACGACCCCACTCCAGCAGTGATGCTTTTCCTGTGGGCCCAGCACCTGCTGGCTCTTGCGAGAGCttgtcctcttcttcttcttcctcctcttcctcttcctcctcctcctcctcagagtcCTCAGCAGCTGGCCTGGGGCCACTCTCTGGCTCCCCTTCACACCGCACCTCAGCCTGGCTAGATGATGGTGATGAACTGGATTTCAGTCCACCCCGCTGTCTGGAAGGACTTCGGGGACTTGACTTTGATCCCCTTACCTTTCGCTGCAGCAGCCCCACCCCAGGGGACCCTGCACCTCCTGCCAGCCCAGcacctccagcctcagcctctgccttcccaccTCGGGCAACCCCACAGGCTCTATCACCCCATGGACCCACCAAGCCTGCTTCACCCACTGCCCTGGACATCTCAGAGCCCCTGGCTGTATCAGTACcgcctgctgtcctggaactactgGGGGCTGGAGGAACACCTGCCTCGGGCACCCCAACACCTGCTCTGAGCCCTAACCCGGGACTGCGCCCTCATCTCATCCCCCTGCTGCTGCATGGAGCTGAGACCCAGCTAAGTGACACCTGTCAGCAGGAGATCAGCAGCAAGCTAGCACCGAACcggggagctccaggccagcaca GTCCTGGCGGCATGGATTCACCATTATTGCCCCCACCCTTGCCTCTGCTGCGCCCTGGTGGggctccaccccctccccccaagaacCCAGCTCGTCTCATGGCCCTGGCCTTGGCTGAGCGAGCTCAGCAAGTGGCAGAACAACAGAGCCAACAAGAGCAAGGGGGCACCCCAcctgctccccactcccccttTCGACGCTCACTGTCCCTAGAGGTGGGTGGGGAGCCTGTGGGGACTTCAGGGAGTGGGATAAACGCTCCCTCCTTAGCTCACCCAGGTGCCTGGGCTCCAGGTCCCCCACCTTACCTCCCAAGGCAACAGAGTGATGGGAGCCTGGTAAGAAGCCAGCGGCCCTTGGGGACGTCAAGGAGGGGTCCCAGAGGGCCTTCCCAGGTCAGTGCCCATCTCAGGGCAAGCGGGGCTTACAGGGATGCTCCAGAGATGGCAGCCCAGTCACCATGTCCTGTCCCCTCACAGGGTTCTAACCCCAGCTTCTTCTCAACCCCCCGAGAGTGTCTGCCACCTTTCCTTGGCGTCCCCAAACAAGGCTTGTACTCTCTGGGTCCCCCATCCTTCCCAcctagctctccagccccagtctggAGGAACTCTCTGGGTGCCCCCTCAGCACTGGACAGGGGAGAGAGTCTGTACTATGAAATTGGGGTAGGGGAGGGGACCTCCTACTCAGGCCCCAGCCGGTCCTGGAGTCCGTTTCGCTCCATGCCTCCCGACAGGCACAACGCCTCGTATGGTATGCTTGGCCAGTCACCACCGCTCCACAGGTCCCCCGATTTCCTGCTCAGCTACCCGCCGCCCCCCTCCTGCTTTCCCCCGGAGCACCTTACCCGCTCAGTTTCCCAGCGCCTTGCCAGGCGTCCTACCCGGCCTGAGCCCCTCTATGTCAACCTAGCCCTAGGGCCCAGGGGACCTTcacctgcttcttcttcctcttcctctcctcctgcccACCCCAGGAGCCGGTCAGATCCTGGGCCCCCTGTTCCCCGTCTCCCTCAGAAACAGCGGGCTCCTTGGGGTCCACGTACCCCCCATCGGGTGCCTGGACCTTGGGGCTCCCCTGAACCTTTTCTGCTCTATAGGCCTGCTCCACCGTCatatgggaggggaggggaggtccGAGGATCCTTGTACAGAAATGGAGGGCATAGAGGGGAGGGGGCTGGtccccctcctccctaccccacacCCAGCTGGTCCTTACATTCAGAAGGACAGACCAGAAGTTACTGCTGA